One window from the genome of Amaranthus tricolor cultivar Red isolate AtriRed21 chromosome 9, ASM2621246v1, whole genome shotgun sequence encodes:
- the LOC130823229 gene encoding uncharacterized protein LOC130823229, whose amino-acid sequence MAYQDVHDNDPDFENLGDNIDYSDRFVTDREFDSVDDLHTWANEIALTIGFQFTRASYKKKEGRSRVSLYLRCHRYDKRSVDLHNLDNAPRPGSKNRGCGCKFMILGTSRKFMIPPIYEVRGCSFNKDLS is encoded by the exons ATGGCATACCAAGACGTGCATGATAACGAtccg gactttgaaaatttaggagataatatagattattctgatagatttgttaccgatagagaatttgattctgtagatgatttacatacttgggctaatgagatagcactaacaattggatttcaatttacacgtgcttcatataaaaaaaaagaagggcgttctagagtgagtctgtacttaagatgtcaccgttacgataaaagaagtgttgatttgcataacttagacaatgctcCCCGACCAGGTTCCAAAAATAggggttgtgggtgtaaatttatgattttaggaactaGTCGTAAATTTATGATACCACCGATATACGAGGTAcgtgggtgctcgttcaataaaGACCTATCATAA
- the LOC130823146 gene encoding GDP-mannose transporter GONST1 — protein MTSGPFLVPRTSGSENDVENGFFGEERDKALRNTKLVKIPNTALLSGMAYCISSCGMILINKYVLSSYDFNAGISLMLYQNFISVLIVSTLSLLGVISTEPLTWKLIKVWIPVNIIFVGMLITSMFSLKFINVAMVTVLKNVTNVMTAVGEMYLFQKHHDNRVWASLFLMIISAVCGGITDLTFNVVGYTWQIINCVLTASYSLTLRRVMDTAKQVTHSGNLNEFTMVLLNNTLSLPLGVLLIFTFNEVDYLYETPLLKLPSFWLVMTLSGVLGLAISFTSMWFLHQTGATTYSLVGSLNKIPLSIAGIVLFHVPTSLQNFTSILFGLLAGVFFARAKLKEKSQSV, from the exons ATGACTTCTGG ACCATTTTTGGTTCCAAGGACCTCTGGAAGTGAGAATGACGTGGAAAATGGTTTCTTTGGGGAAGAGAGAGATAAAGCATTGCGAAACACCAAACTGGTGAAGATACCTAATACAGCGTTATTGTCCGGAATGGCTTACTGCATTTCATCCTGCGGCATGATACTCATAAATAAATATGTCTTGTCTAGCTATGACTTCAATGCTGGTATATCTTTGATGTTGTATCAG AACTTCATTTCAGTACTTATTGTGTCTACATTGTCCCTCTTGGGTGTCATATCTACTGAGCCTCTAACGTGGAAATTAATTAAGGTTTGGATACCTGTGAATATTATATTTGTCGGGATGCTCATTACAAGCATGTTCAG TTTGAAATTCATTAACGTTGCTATGGTCACGGTCCTCAAGAATGTCACCAATGTAATGACTGCAGTAGGTGAGATGTACCTCTTCCAGAAACATCATGATAATAGAGTCTGGGCTTCGCTATTCTTGATG ATCATTTCAGCTGTTTGTGGAGGAATCACGGATCTAACTTTTAATGTTGTTGGCTATACGTGGCAAATTATCAACTGTGTTCTAACTGCTTCATATTCT TTGACATTACGTCGTGTCATGGACACAGCAAAGCAAGTCACTCACTCGGGAAACTTGAACGAGTTTACTATGGTCTTGTTAAATAACACTCTCTCATTGCCTTTGGGTGTATTGCTTATATTCACATTCAACGAGGTGGACTATCTATATGAAAC CCCGTTGCTCAAGTTGCCGAGCTTTTGGTTAGTGATGACACTAAGTGGAGTTCTTGGTCTGGCTATCAGCTTCACTTCTATGTGGTTTCTCCATCAAACAGGGGCTACTACTTACAG CCTTGTGGGTTCTCTTAATAAAATCCCCCTCTCGATTGCTGGCATCGTTTTGTTCCATGTTCCTACCAGCTTGCAGAATTTTACAAGCATCCTTTTCG GTCTTTTAGCCGGAGTGTTTTTCGCTCGAGCAAAGCTAAAAGAAAAATCCCAGTCCGTATAG